A region of Faecalibacterium taiwanense DNA encodes the following proteins:
- a CDS encoding amino acid ABC transporter ATP-binding protein: MALLEASGIGKNFGDTKVLKDISLTLEQGEALAIIGSSGSGKTTLLRCLNFLERPDTGIIKVNGETMWDAADPATQRESEIRKKRLHFGLVFQNFNLFPQYTALQNVMLAGELLAKERPDYKANKKAIHAELEQQAQELLAQMGLSARAGHYPHQLSGGQQQRVAIARALALHPDILCFDEPTSALDPELTGEVLRVLRDLADRKTTMIIVTHEMHFARDVADRIMFMDGGVVVEEGPAKQLIEHPQEERTKQFLAHYSE; encoded by the coding sequence ATGGCACTGCTTGAAGCCTCCGGCATTGGCAAAAACTTTGGCGATACCAAAGTACTCAAGGATATCTCACTCACGCTGGAACAGGGCGAAGCGCTGGCGATCATCGGCTCGTCCGGCTCCGGTAAGACCACCCTGCTGCGCTGCCTGAACTTTCTGGAACGGCCGGACACCGGCATCATCAAGGTGAACGGCGAGACCATGTGGGACGCTGCCGACCCCGCCACCCAGCGCGAGAGCGAGATCCGCAAAAAGCGGCTTCACTTTGGTCTGGTATTCCAGAACTTCAACCTCTTCCCGCAGTACACCGCCCTGCAGAACGTAATGCTGGCGGGTGAACTGCTGGCGAAGGAGCGCCCGGACTACAAGGCCAACAAAAAGGCCATCCATGCCGAGCTGGAACAGCAGGCACAGGAACTTCTGGCCCAGATGGGCCTTTCTGCCCGGGCAGGCCACTACCCGCACCAGCTTTCCGGCGGTCAGCAGCAGCGCGTGGCCATTGCCCGCGCACTGGCTCTGCACCCGGACATTCTCTGCTTCGACGAGCCGACCTCGGCCCTCGACCCGGAGCTGACCGGCGAGGTGCTGCGCGTCCTGCGCGACCTTGCCGACCGCAAGACCACCATGATCATCGTCACCCACGAGATGCACTTTGCCCGTGACGTGGCCGACCGCATCATGTTCATGGATGGCGGCGTGGTGGTGGAGGAAGGCCCTGCCAAGCAGCTCATTGAGCACCCACAGGAGGAGCGCACCAAACAGTTCCTTGCGCATTACTCGGAATAA
- a CDS encoding amino acid ABC transporter permease has protein sequence MILSRLSGAFLLNCELFALTLLFALPLGLVVAFGSMSRCKPLSGAVKTFVWVIRGTPLMLQIIVIYLGPGLLGMNNPWPSGSGGRMVAAVVAFAINYACYFSEIYRGGIEAVPKGQTEAGQVLGMTKTQIFFKVTLLQVVKRILAPMGNEVITLVKDTSLANTIANKEIIMMAKEYSAKGLIWPLFSTAIFFLVFVGALTLLFGWAEKKLDYFR, from the coding sequence GTGATTCTGAGTCGCCTTTCCGGCGCGTTTCTGCTCAACTGTGAGCTGTTCGCTCTGACCCTGCTGTTTGCGCTGCCGCTGGGTCTGGTGGTGGCTTTCGGCTCCATGAGCCGGTGCAAGCCGCTTTCCGGCGCGGTAAAGACCTTTGTATGGGTCATCCGCGGCACGCCGCTGATGCTGCAGATCATCGTGATCTACCTTGGCCCCGGCCTGCTGGGCATGAATAACCCGTGGCCCTCCGGCTCCGGCGGACGCATGGTGGCGGCGGTGGTGGCTTTTGCCATCAATTACGCCTGCTACTTCTCCGAGATCTACCGCGGCGGCATCGAAGCCGTTCCCAAGGGCCAGACCGAGGCCGGTCAGGTGCTGGGCATGACCAAGACCCAGATCTTCTTCAAGGTGACGCTGCTGCAGGTGGTCAAGCGCATTCTGGCCCCCATGGGCAATGAGGTGATCACCCTCGTCAAGGATACCTCGCTGGCAAACACCATTGCCAACAAGGAAATCATCATGATGGCCAAGGAGTACAGTGCAAAGGGCTTGATCTGGCCGCTGTTCTCCACTGCCATCTTCTTCCTGGTGTTCGTGGGCGCACTCACCCTGCTGTTTGGCTGGGCCGAAAAGAAACTGGATTATTTCCGCTGA